One Vibrio tapetis subsp. tapetis DNA segment encodes these proteins:
- a CDS encoding DUF3316 domain-containing protein: MKKLLIIAATALISSTAFASTNNLNGSTDIATDGYQTKDQAYSAGYSQVESVNKMNSQEQALKLGLVNTEIVYNSVGVDEMEVKVEEYSPERGIIAYRAIVNIDYHYSERDNG, translated from the coding sequence ATGAAAAAACTACTTATTATTGCAGCAACGGCACTTATCAGCTCAACGGCTTTCGCATCAACGAACAATTTGAATGGCAGCACTGATATAGCAACAGATGGCTATCAAACGAAAGATCAAGCCTACAGCGCTGGTTATTCCCAAGTTGAATCGGTCAATAAGATGAACTCTCAAGAGCAAGCGCTCAAACTTGGCCTAGTCAATACCGAGATCGTATACAACAGCGTTGGCGTTGACGAAATGGAAGTTAAAGTAGAAGAGTACTCTCCTGAGCGTGGCATTATTGCTTACCGAGCGATTGTGAATATCGACTATCACTACTCAGAAAGAGATAACGGCTAA
- the arfB gene encoding alternative ribosome rescue aminoacyl-tRNA hydrolase ArfB, protein MLKISNNVELADWEITLTAIRAQGAGGQNVNKVSSAIHLRFDIAHSTLPDFYKERLLALKDSRVTKEGVIIIKAQQFRTQEQNREDALNRLRELIVGATQVQKKRRDTKPSRNSQRKRMDKKTQRGQTKQMRGKVQM, encoded by the coding sequence ATGCTGAAAATTTCAAACAACGTAGAACTCGCCGACTGGGAAATCACCCTAACGGCAATTCGTGCTCAAGGTGCTGGCGGGCAAAACGTCAATAAAGTATCGAGCGCCATTCATCTACGCTTTGATATTGCCCATTCAACCCTGCCCGACTTCTATAAAGAACGCTTATTGGCACTAAAAGATTCGCGCGTAACAAAAGAAGGCGTGATCATCATTAAAGCTCAGCAATTTAGAACTCAGGAGCAAAACCGAGAAGATGCTCTTAACCGCTTACGAGAGCTGATCGTCGGTGCGACACAAGTGCAAAAAAAACGCCGAGACACCAAACCAAGCCGAAACTCGCAGCGTAAGCGCATGGATAAGAAAACTCAGCGCGGTCAAACTAAGCAGATGCGCGGAAAAGTACAGATGTAA
- a CDS encoding PhoX family protein yields the protein MSRRKFLKASGAAGTVGFFAASPLSQAMAKGMASHSTLLGFEALPISTADTVTVPKGYQADVLISWGDAVLKSAPEFNQNNNSYAQERQFGDNNDGMTFFPLSNDRAVLAVNNEYTNNEYLYAHQGDKINADDVRKAQAAHGVSIIELKKQNGKWETNIDGRLNRRITAYSQMEMTGPAAGHDLLKTAEDPSGKAILGTFNNCANGLTPWGTYLTCEENFNGYFATSKNTELGETYQRYGLEQEDRGYDWFKHDERFDMAKHPNEPHRFGWVVEIDPMNPTSKPKKRSALGRFKHENAALLINGDGHAVVYLGDDERGEHLYKFVSKNKYVAGADSNRDLLEDGTLFVAKFTGTEGEISGTGEWLELSWGKNGLTPENGFKDQAAVMIFARQAATQVGATTMDRPEWVAVHPDNKSVFCTLTNNKYRGVKESQPLNPTNPRVKNPYGHIVRWRPTNADHNKATFEWDIYVMAGNPEVHSGLMAGTDNINKDNMFNSPDGIGFDRAGRLWIQTDGKYSNKGDFAGMGNNQMLCSDPQTGEIRRFLTGPVACEITGLTFSADYKTMFIGVQHPGEDLAPSHFPDGGNKIPRSSVMMITREDGGVIGA from the coding sequence ATGTCTCGTCGTAAGTTCCTAAAAGCCAGTGGCGCAGCAGGTACGGTTGGCTTTTTTGCGGCAAGCCCATTAAGCCAAGCGATGGCAAAAGGCATGGCGAGTCACTCTACTCTATTGGGGTTTGAAGCGCTTCCAATCTCGACGGCTGACACGGTGACTGTACCAAAAGGCTACCAAGCGGATGTGTTGATTTCTTGGGGTGATGCTGTATTAAAAAGCGCACCTGAATTTAACCAAAACAATAACTCATACGCTCAAGAACGACAGTTTGGCGACAACAACGATGGCATGACGTTTTTCCCTTTATCGAATGATAGAGCGGTGCTTGCGGTAAACAATGAATACACCAATAACGAATATCTGTATGCGCACCAAGGCGACAAGATCAATGCAGACGACGTTCGTAAAGCACAAGCGGCGCATGGTGTTTCGATCATTGAATTGAAGAAACAAAACGGCAAGTGGGAAACGAACATCGACGGTCGATTAAACCGCCGTATTACGGCTTACAGTCAAATGGAAATGACAGGGCCTGCTGCTGGTCATGATTTGTTAAAAACCGCAGAAGATCCATCAGGCAAGGCGATTTTGGGCACGTTTAATAACTGCGCAAATGGGTTAACACCATGGGGTACATACTTAACGTGTGAAGAAAATTTCAATGGGTATTTCGCGACTTCTAAAAACACTGAATTAGGTGAAACATATCAACGTTACGGGTTAGAACAGGAAGATCGTGGATACGATTGGTTCAAGCATGATGAGCGTTTTGATATGGCGAAGCACCCAAATGAACCACACCGTTTTGGCTGGGTCGTTGAAATTGACCCAATGAACCCAACATCTAAGCCGAAAAAACGCAGTGCGCTGGGTCGTTTCAAGCATGAGAATGCGGCATTACTGATTAATGGCGATGGTCACGCGGTTGTGTATCTTGGTGATGACGAACGTGGTGAACACCTTTATAAGTTTGTCTCTAAGAACAAATACGTTGCGGGTGCAGACTCTAACCGAGATTTACTCGAAGACGGCACTTTATTTGTCGCGAAATTTACGGGTACTGAGGGCGAAATCAGTGGCACTGGTGAGTGGTTGGAATTGTCTTGGGGCAAAAATGGTTTAACGCCTGAAAACGGCTTTAAAGACCAAGCGGCCGTGATGATTTTTGCTCGTCAAGCAGCGACACAAGTTGGCGCTACAACGATGGATCGCCCGGAGTGGGTCGCGGTACATCCAGACAATAAGTCAGTATTTTGTACCCTGACTAACAACAAATATCGCGGTGTTAAAGAGTCCCAACCGCTTAATCCAACCAACCCTCGCGTTAAAAACCCTTATGGCCATATTGTACGCTGGCGTCCGACGAATGCCGATCATAACAAGGCCACATTTGAGTGGGACATCTACGTTATGGCTGGCAACCCAGAAGTGCACAGTGGGTTGATGGCAGGAACAGACAACATCAATAAAGACAATATGTTCAACAGCCCAGACGGTATCGGATTTGATAGAGCAGGCCGCCTATGGATCCAAACGGACGGCAAATACTCGAATAAAGGGGACTTTGCAGGAATGGGTAACAACCAAATGTTATGCAGCGACCCTCAAACTGGCGAGATTCGCCGCTTCTTAACAGGCCCAGTTGCTTGTGAGATTACGGGGCTTACGTTCTCTGCGGATTACAAAACCATGTTCATTGGTGTGCAACACCCGGGTGAAGATCTGGCACCTTCTCATTTCCCTGATGGTGGAAACAAAATTCCACGCTCTTCGGTAATGATGATCACCCGTGAAGATGGCGGTGTGATTGGTGCGTAA
- a CDS encoding beta-phosphoglucomutase family hydrolase — MDLSRYQGLIFDMDGTLIDTMPSHLDAWAQAAAHFDIPFDREWVHSMGGMPSGKILLEMNKRYGLNHDAKIVAAKKMAIFAGIEDFGELIPSTNEILNQYQGKKKIAVGTGSMSRSASRLLEGRNLTPLLDAVVTACDVENHKPAPDTFLLAAEKLGLTAKQCVVFEDTALGKSAAHAAGMDCIMVEGDKLVFYPV, encoded by the coding sequence TTGGATTTATCTCGTTACCAAGGTTTGATTTTTGATATGGATGGCACCTTAATCGATACGATGCCGTCTCACTTAGATGCATGGGCACAAGCGGCGGCTCACTTTGATATTCCGTTTGATCGGGAGTGGGTCCACAGCATGGGCGGGATGCCAAGTGGCAAAATCTTGCTAGAGATGAACAAACGTTATGGTCTGAATCACGATGCAAAAATCGTCGCGGCAAAGAAAATGGCAATCTTTGCAGGTATTGAAGATTTTGGTGAGTTGATCCCATCAACAAATGAAATCTTGAACCAATACCAGGGCAAAAAGAAGATAGCCGTTGGTACGGGCAGCATGAGCCGCAGTGCCTCCCGTTTACTCGAAGGGCGAAATTTAACGCCTCTGCTTGATGCCGTTGTGACCGCCTGCGATGTAGAAAACCATAAACCCGCACCTGATACCTTTTTACTAGCGGCAGAAAAACTTGGGCTCACTGCCAAGCAATGCGTTGTGTTTGAAGATACCGCGTTAGGGAAAAGTGCGGCACATGCTGCGGGCATGGACTGCATCATGGTAGAAGGCGACAAATTGGTGTTTTATCCAGTGTAG